One region of Choristoneura fumiferana chromosome 3, NRCan_CFum_1, whole genome shotgun sequence genomic DNA includes:
- the LOC141426540 gene encoding sodium/hydrogen exchanger 9B1-like isoform X1, protein MICHKETAAVVDNGIYTIYLNKEVETASTAPPNITAEKNKEDNVKNKSEDIRSKTAALWTHFFTLTILGVMMWGLLWCAWGPGWRWDGPWVRLGAVAVVGWSSGQALQALTTMPPLLAALLTGILARNIGFLDMRDFIEIDGFLRKVYPVVILGKASLGWNVDYMRRNWLGIAALGVLPWAVEVTAVAACAHFVLDFPWLWGFLLGSIHASVSCAVVMPGVIRLGASCGSGRNWVQLVCTAGGTDTALSVGVYGLFFSFMFHAETDVYKYVKAGSTLFVGVVLGVAWGSLAKFVPHAQDYYVTELRILFVLVGGLLANFLLLHLGWAGTAGVAVLACNATAAMHWARNGWPLNNNAAATAYRVLWAALEPTLFSFTGTFFAIDHDLWNVMLVGLGILFLCLVLRLAVAALVCWDMTLREKLFVCCTWIPKSIVEAVLGPLALTTVISRGSYKGSETDYVYAETLMKILIQAIIITTPIGYLLTNYLGPKLLKKPKKDCENNVEQS, encoded by the exons ATGATTTGCC ATAAGGAGACAGCGGCAGTCGTCGATAACGGCATTTACACCATATACCTCAACAAGGAAGTAGAAAC AGCATCGACAGCTCCTCCAAATATCACCGCCGAAAAAAACAAAGAAGACAATGTGAAAAATAAATCAGAAGACATACGGTCAAAGACAGCCGCATTATGGACTCATTTTTTCACTTTAACAATACttg GTGTGATGATGTGGGGTTTGCTGTGGTGTGCGTGGGGCCCAGGCTGGCGATGGGACGGGCCGTGGGTCCGGCTGGGAGCCGTGGCCGTGGTGGGCTGGTCCAGCGGCCAGGCCCTGCAGGCCCTCACCACCATGCCGCCATTGCTTGCCGCCCTGCTCACCGGCATTCTAGCACGCAACATTGGCTTCCTTGACATGCGAGACTTCATTGAGATCGACGGATTTTTGAG GAAAGTGTATCCTGTGGTGATACTGGGTAAAGCCTCGCTGGGTTGGAACGTGGACTACATGCGACGCAACTGGCTGGGCATAGCCGCGCTCGGCGTCCTGCCGTGGGCCGTAGAAGTGACTGCGGTCGCTGCGTGCGCGCATTTTGTGCTAGACTTCCCTTGGCTGTGGG GATTTTTGCTGGGCTCCATTCACGCATCAGTGTCATGTGCCGTGGTGATGCCCGGCGTGATAAGACTAGGCGCCTCCTGCGGCTCCGGCCGGAATTGGGTGCAGTTGGTCTGCACGGCGGGCGGCACCGACACTGCACTCAGCGTTGGCGTCTATGGACTCTTCTTCAGTTTCATGTTTCACGCTGAAACTGATGTCTACAAATATGTTAAG GCTGGTTCCACGCTATTCGTCGGGGTGGTGCTGGGCGTGGCTTGGGGCAGCCTGGCCAAGTTCGTGCCGCACGCGCAGGATTACTACGTCACCGAGCTGCGGATACTGTTCGTGCTTGTCGGAGGACTGTTAGCCAATTTTCTGCTGCTGCATCTAGGATGGGCTGGAACAG CTGGAGTGGCAGTGTTGGCATGTAACGCGACGGCTGCGATGCATTGGGCGCGGAATGGGTGGCCGTTGAACAACAACGCGGCTGCCACGGCCTATAGAGTCCTATGGGCAGCCCTGGAGCCTACCTTGTTCTCCTTCACTGGCACCTTCTTTGCA attgACCACGATCTGTGGAATGTCATGCTGGTAGGGCTTGGCATTTTGTTCCTTTGCCTGGTTTTAAGGCTGGCTGTCGCAGCGCTGGTCTGCTGGGACATGACTCTGAGAGAAAAACTTTTTGTATGCTGCACCTGGATACCCAAGTCTATCGTCGAG GCGGTCCTTGGTCCACTGGCGCTGACAACGGTCATCTCTCGCGGCTCCTACAAGGGATCCGAGACTGACTACGTGTACGCTGAGACCCTCATGAAGATTCTTATACAAGCAATTATTATCACGACACCTATAGGTTACTTACTAACAAACTATTTAGGTCCAAAATTACTCAAAAAACCAAAGAAAGACTGTGAAAATAATGTAGAACAATCCTAG
- the LOC141426540 gene encoding sodium/hydrogen exchanger 9B1-like isoform X2, giving the protein MNEDQRLLVIMAVRPREGDAIRHSLASTAPPNITAEKNKEDNVKNKSEDIRSKTAALWTHFFTLTILGVMMWGLLWCAWGPGWRWDGPWVRLGAVAVVGWSSGQALQALTTMPPLLAALLTGILARNIGFLDMRDFIEIDGFLRKVYPVVILGKASLGWNVDYMRRNWLGIAALGVLPWAVEVTAVAACAHFVLDFPWLWGFLLGSIHASVSCAVVMPGVIRLGASCGSGRNWVQLVCTAGGTDTALSVGVYGLFFSFMFHAETDVYKYVKAGSTLFVGVVLGVAWGSLAKFVPHAQDYYVTELRILFVLVGGLLANFLLLHLGWAGTAGVAVLACNATAAMHWARNGWPLNNNAAATAYRVLWAALEPTLFSFTGTFFAIDHDLWNVMLVGLGILFLCLVLRLAVAALVCWDMTLREKLFVCCTWIPKSIVEAVLGPLALTTVISRGSYKGSETDYVYAETLMKILIQAIIITTPIGYLLTNYLGPKLLKKPKKDCENNVEQS; this is encoded by the exons ATGAATGAAGACCAGCGATTGCTAGTTATAATGGCGGTCAGGCCAAGGGAAGGCGATGCAATAAGGCATTCCTT AGCATCGACAGCTCCTCCAAATATCACCGCCGAAAAAAACAAAGAAGACAATGTGAAAAATAAATCAGAAGACATACGGTCAAAGACAGCCGCATTATGGACTCATTTTTTCACTTTAACAATACttg GTGTGATGATGTGGGGTTTGCTGTGGTGTGCGTGGGGCCCAGGCTGGCGATGGGACGGGCCGTGGGTCCGGCTGGGAGCCGTGGCCGTGGTGGGCTGGTCCAGCGGCCAGGCCCTGCAGGCCCTCACCACCATGCCGCCATTGCTTGCCGCCCTGCTCACCGGCATTCTAGCACGCAACATTGGCTTCCTTGACATGCGAGACTTCATTGAGATCGACGGATTTTTGAG GAAAGTGTATCCTGTGGTGATACTGGGTAAAGCCTCGCTGGGTTGGAACGTGGACTACATGCGACGCAACTGGCTGGGCATAGCCGCGCTCGGCGTCCTGCCGTGGGCCGTAGAAGTGACTGCGGTCGCTGCGTGCGCGCATTTTGTGCTAGACTTCCCTTGGCTGTGGG GATTTTTGCTGGGCTCCATTCACGCATCAGTGTCATGTGCCGTGGTGATGCCCGGCGTGATAAGACTAGGCGCCTCCTGCGGCTCCGGCCGGAATTGGGTGCAGTTGGTCTGCACGGCGGGCGGCACCGACACTGCACTCAGCGTTGGCGTCTATGGACTCTTCTTCAGTTTCATGTTTCACGCTGAAACTGATGTCTACAAATATGTTAAG GCTGGTTCCACGCTATTCGTCGGGGTGGTGCTGGGCGTGGCTTGGGGCAGCCTGGCCAAGTTCGTGCCGCACGCGCAGGATTACTACGTCACCGAGCTGCGGATACTGTTCGTGCTTGTCGGAGGACTGTTAGCCAATTTTCTGCTGCTGCATCTAGGATGGGCTGGAACAG CTGGAGTGGCAGTGTTGGCATGTAACGCGACGGCTGCGATGCATTGGGCGCGGAATGGGTGGCCGTTGAACAACAACGCGGCTGCCACGGCCTATAGAGTCCTATGGGCAGCCCTGGAGCCTACCTTGTTCTCCTTCACTGGCACCTTCTTTGCA attgACCACGATCTGTGGAATGTCATGCTGGTAGGGCTTGGCATTTTGTTCCTTTGCCTGGTTTTAAGGCTGGCTGTCGCAGCGCTGGTCTGCTGGGACATGACTCTGAGAGAAAAACTTTTTGTATGCTGCACCTGGATACCCAAGTCTATCGTCGAG GCGGTCCTTGGTCCACTGGCGCTGACAACGGTCATCTCTCGCGGCTCCTACAAGGGATCCGAGACTGACTACGTGTACGCTGAGACCCTCATGAAGATTCTTATACAAGCAATTATTATCACGACACCTATAGGTTACTTACTAACAAACTATTTAGGTCCAAAATTACTCAAAAAACCAAAGAAAGACTGTGAAAATAATGTAGAACAATCCTAG